A genome region from Gossypium hirsutum isolate 1008001.06 chromosome A04, Gossypium_hirsutum_v2.1, whole genome shotgun sequence includes the following:
- the LOC107948118 gene encoding UDP-glycosyltransferase 73C6-like — protein sequence MAQGHFVLIPFMAQGHLIPMVDIGRLLAQRGVTVTIVTTPYNAGRVQKSVARAIESGLPIRLLQLQFPGKEVGLIDGVENIDMLHSMEDLIKFVSAANKMEEAMLKLFEKLTPRPNCIISDINLFYTRKIASKFQVPKISFHGFCCFCLLCLRNIQSSKINETVTSDSEYFTVPGLTDKVEFTRVQLPLDNDGSWKEIFEPMWEADRASYGVVINTFEELESAYVKEYRKEKKAWCIGPVSLSHKDELDMAERGNKTSIDGQKCLKWLDSQQPGSVIYACLGSIGTIKCPELIELGLGLEASNKPFIWVLRGNNPTASEVYKWIRRNEFEERTKGRGLVVVGWAPQVLILSHPAIGGFLTHCGWNSIIEGISAGVPLITFPFMGDQFCNEKLAVQILKIGVNLGANKPTMLGDEKSGFILNTEHVKNAIDKLMEQGNEGKEMRKRAKELGDEANKAVEVGGSSYMNITLLIQDILQQSQEMR from the coding sequence ATGGCTCAAGGTCACTTTGTCTTGATCCCTTTCATGGCTCAAGGACACTTGATCCCCATGGTAGATATTGGTCGACTGTTAGCGCAGCGTGGCGTGACTGTTACTATAGTTACAACACCTTACAATGCAGGCAGAGTCCAAAAATCAGTGGCCCGGGCCATTGAATCAGGGCTCCCCATACGTTTACTGCAACTCCAGTTTCCTGGCAAAGAAGTAGGACTGATAGACGGGGTTGAGAATATAGACATGTTGCATTCAATGGAGGACTTGATCAAATTCGTCAGTGCCGCAAACAAGATGGAAGAAGCAATGCTGAAATTATTTGAGAAGCTAACACCACGCCCCAATTGTATTATTTCAGACATAAACCTGTTTTACACCCGCAAAATCGCTTCCAAGTTCCAAGTTCCAAAGATATCCTTCCATGGATTTTGTTGCTTCTGTCTTCTTTGTTTGCGGAATATACAGTCCTCAAAGATAAATGAGACTGTAACCTCTGATTCTGAATACTTTACGGTGCCTGGTTTGACCGACAAGGTGGAATTTACTAGAGTCCAGTTGCCACTTGACAATGATGGATCCTGGAAGGAAATTTTTGAACCGATGTGGGAAGCTGACCGAGCATCATATGGAGTTGTCATAAATACCTTCGAAGAGCTGGAATCAGCTTATGTCAAAGAGTACAGGAAGGAAAAGAAAGCTTGGTGTATTGGTCCAGTGTCTCTCAGCCACAAAGATGAGTTGGATATGGCTGAAAGAGGTAACAAAACTTCAATCGATGGGCAGAAGTGTTTGAAGTGGCTTGATTCTCAACAACCCGGCTCTGTAATCTATGCTTGCCTTGGGAGCATAGGCACTATAAAGTGTCCAGAACTGATAGAGTTAGGATTGGGGTTAGAGGCATCGAACAAGCCATTCATTTGGGTCCTAAGAGGAAATAATCCAACGGCAAGCGAAGTATACAAGTGGATTAGAAGGAATGAATTCGAAGAAAGAACAAAAGGAAGAGGGCTTGTGGTTGTGGGATGGGCTCCCCAAGTACTCATTTTGTCACACCCAGCAATAGGAGGCTTCCTAACTCATTGTGGATGGAATTCAATAATCGAAGGCATTTCTGCTGGTGTCCCTTTGATAACATTTCCATTCATGGGAGACCAGTTCTGCAACGAGAAACTTGCTGTACAAATACTGAAAATTGGAGTCAACCTTGGGGCTAACAAGCCTACGATGCTGGGAGATGAGAAATCTGGGTTCATTTTAAACACGGAACATGTTAAAAATGCAATAGACAAACTGATGGAGCAAGGAAATGAAGGAAAAGAGATGAGAAAACGAGCCAAAGAATTAGGTGATGAGGCGAATAAAGCAGTTGAAGTGGGGGGGTCTTCTTACATGAATATTACACTGTTAATACAAGATATCCTCCAACAATCTCAGGAAATGCGTTAG